A single region of the Actinoplanes sp. SE50/110 genome encodes:
- a CDS encoding IS630 family transposase, with amino-acid sequence MAEPVRARRLTQEEGRKLQQLVRRGKHDSVRVRRALIIMASASGTPVAAIASLIAGHEDTVRDVIHSFNEIGLRALDPQWAGGRPRRISDDDEAFIVATATARPSTLGRPFTCWSLRKLADFLATDATREVIIGRERLRQILRRNQVSWQRTRTWKQSKDPDFDAKLDRIEEVTTQFPTRSFASDQFRPLSIRPNHGRGWAPRTHPDRLPATYHRTHGIRYFHGCYSLGDDQLWGVNRRRKGADHTLSALKSIRKARPDGAPIYVIMDNLSANKTPTIRAWAARNKVELCLTPTSASWANPIEAQFGPLRMFTMANSNHPNHTVLARKLQKYLRWRNANARHPDVLAAQRRERARVRSERQQRWGRPRTKAA; translated from the coding sequence TTGGCCGAGCCGGTCAGGGCACGGCGGTTGACGCAAGAAGAAGGCCGCAAGCTGCAACAACTAGTCCGCAGAGGCAAGCACGATTCGGTCCGGGTGCGCCGGGCGTTGATCATCATGGCGTCCGCGTCCGGGACACCCGTCGCAGCAATCGCGAGCCTGATCGCCGGGCATGAGGACACCGTCCGCGACGTGATCCACTCGTTCAACGAGATCGGCTTACGTGCGCTGGACCCTCAGTGGGCGGGAGGCCGTCCCCGCCGGATCAGTGACGACGATGAAGCGTTCATCGTCGCGACGGCCACGGCCCGCCCGAGCACGCTCGGGCGGCCCTTCACCTGCTGGAGCCTGCGCAAACTCGCCGATTTTCTGGCCACCGACGCCACTCGCGAAGTCATCATCGGCCGGGAACGGCTGCGACAGATCCTGCGCCGCAACCAGGTCAGCTGGCAGCGGACCCGGACCTGGAAGCAGTCGAAGGACCCGGACTTCGACGCCAAACTCGACCGGATCGAGGAAGTCACCACCCAATTCCCGACCCGCAGCTTTGCGTCCGACCAGTTCCGGCCGTTGTCGATCCGCCCCAACCACGGCCGCGGCTGGGCCCCGCGAACGCATCCGGACCGGCTGCCGGCGACCTACCATCGCACGCACGGCATCCGCTACTTCCACGGCTGCTACAGCCTCGGCGACGACCAGCTCTGGGGCGTGAACCGGCGACGCAAAGGCGCAGACCACACCCTGTCCGCGCTCAAATCGATCCGGAAAGCGCGGCCGGACGGCGCACCGATCTACGTAATCATGGACAACCTGTCGGCGAACAAAACGCCGACCATCCGGGCCTGGGCCGCTCGTAACAAGGTCGAGCTATGCCTGACGCCGACCAGCGCGTCCTGGGCCAACCCGATCGAGGCGCAGTTCGGGCCGCTGCGCATGTTCACCATGGCGAACTCGAACCACCCGAACCACACCGTCTTAGCTCGCAAGCTGCAGAAATACTTGCGCTGGCGCAACGCCAACGCCCGCCACCCCGACGTCCTGGCCGCGCAACGCCGCGAACGAGCCCGGGTTCGCAGCGAACGTCAACAACGCTGGGGCCGACCCCGAACGAAGGCCGCCTGA
- a CDS encoding barstar family protein, with protein MAIDLIVDLRSRKIETLDDFWDAVAKPCGLPAWFGRNIDAWRDTIQARGISDLVDRHDAVVVHVDRAGLFSRKDHEARALRQAFAGRRSRLVVHQPPPSVGQD; from the coding sequence GTGGCCATCGATCTGATCGTCGATCTCAGGAGTAGGAAAATCGAGACGCTCGACGACTTCTGGGATGCCGTGGCGAAGCCCTGCGGACTACCGGCATGGTTCGGGCGAAACATCGACGCCTGGCGCGACACGATCCAGGCGAGAGGGATCTCGGACCTCGTCGATCGCCACGATGCGGTCGTCGTCCACGTCGATCGGGCAGGTCTCTTCTCCCGGAAGGACCATGAGGCCAGAGCGTTGCGGCAGGCCTTCGCCGGCCGCCGTTCGCGACTCGTGGTTCATCAGCCACCACCTTCGGTAGGCCAAGATTGA